In a single window of the Rhodamnia argentea isolate NSW1041297 chromosome 2, ASM2092103v1, whole genome shotgun sequence genome:
- the LOC115734223 gene encoding probable inactive receptor kinase At5g16590 encodes MKPPYPPKQSIPAALSMPLLVLLLLCLFSSPANSDLASDRAALVALRSALHGRPLLWNLSASPCSWEGVKCALGRVIELRLPGMGLRGELPSGVFGNLTGLQTLSLRYNSLSGSLPPDLAGLFSLRNLYLQGNKFSGQLPDFLFSMQSLIRLNLAANEFDGVISPRFNSLSGLSALYLEQNNFTGSIPELSLRLDQLNMSFNHLSGVIPTPFSGMPESAFEGNSLCGKPLSPCNATAVTRDNKLSGRAIASIAVASSLMLLLVLAIVFLICCMRSAKKKHSHSKNIEAPKQPKFGIRAIGKTRDPSGFNSLVFIRKQQENLFDLEDLLKASAEVLGKGTFGTSYKASLGTGNAMAVKRLKDVSDSETEFVEKIREIGSMNHPNLVPLVAYYYSRDEKLLVYEYMPTGSLSALLHGDNGAGWTPLSWDTRCRIALRAAEAVAYIHSRGPEASHGNIKSSNVLLTKLYEPRVSDYGLARLAGPAISPSWFHGYRAPEVIDIRIVSQEADVYSFGVLILELVTGKAPSTSLLAEEGLDLPRWVSGAVEQDSAAEVFDAELLRYQNVEEDMIRMLQIGIDCTEQSPDQRPSMAEVTKRMESLSQFRSLQEQH; translated from the exons ATGAAACCTCCGTACCCCCCCAAACAGAGCATCCCCGCCGCCCTGTCCATGCCgctcctcgtcctcctcttGCTCTGCCTCTTCTCTTCCCCTGCCAATTCTGACCTCGCCTCCGACAGAGCAGCTCTGGTCGCCCTCCGCTCTGCCCTCCATGGCCGCCCCCTCCTCTGGAACCTCTCTGCCTCCCCCTGCTCCTGGGAAGGGGTCAAATGCGCCCTCGGCCGAGTCATCGAGCTACGGTTGCCCGGGATGGGCCTGCGTGGTGAACTGCCATCCGGCGTCTTCGGCAACCTCACTGGACTCCAGACCCTCTCTCTCCGGTACAACTCGCTGAGCGGCTCACTCCCTCCTGACCTCGCTGGCCTCTTCTCTCTTCGCAACCTCTACTTGCAGGGCAACAAATTCTCTGGCCAGTTGCCAGACTTCTTGTTCTCTATGCAGAGCCTGATTCGCTTGAATCTAGCTGCGAATGAGTTCGACGGTGTGATCTCGCCGCGGTTCAATAGCCTCTCCGGGCTGAGCGCTCTGTATTTAGAACAGAACAACTTTACCGGGTCGATTCCTGAGTTGAGTTTGAGGCTTGATCAGCTCAACATGTCGTTCAATCATCTAAGCGGGGTGATTCCGACCCCATTCTCAGGCATGCCTGAGAGCGCTTTTGAGGGGAACTCGCTCTGCGGGAAGCCCTTGAGCCCTTGCAATGCAACAGCAGTGACGAGAGATAATAAGTTGTCCGGCAGAGCGATTGCGAGCATCGCGGTCGCTTCCTCGCTAATGTTGTTGCTGGTCCTAGCGATCGTTTTCTTGATATGTTGCATGAGGAGTGCCAAGAAGAAGCACAGTCATTCGAAAAATATTGAAGCTCCGAAGCAACCCAAATTCGGCATCCGCGCCATCGGGAAAACTAGGGATCCTAGCGGGTTTAACAGTCTGGTGTTCATAAGGAAGCAACAAGAGAATTTGTTTGACTTGGAAGACCTGTTGAAGGCTTCAGCTGAAGTTCTGGGGAAGGGGACTTTCGGGACATCCTATAAGGCTTCGCTGGGGACCGGAAACGCCATGGCCGTGAAGAGGCTGAAGGACGTGAGCGATTCCGAAACCGAGTTCGTGGAAAAAATTAGGGAAATCGGATCAATGAATCACCCGAACTTGGTACCTCTGGTGGCTTACTACTATAGCAGAGATGAGAAGCTTCTGGTTTATGAGTACATGCCCACGGGAAGCTTGTCTGCTCTGTTGCACG GCGATAACGGCGCCGGGTGGACACCGCTTAGTTGGGACACGAGGTGCCGCATCGCACTCAGGGCAGCGGAAGCGGTCGCGTACATCCACTCGCGGGGTCCCGAGGCCTCCCATGGGAACATAAAGTCGTCGAACGTCCTCCTGACCAAGTTGTACGAGCCCCGCGTCTCCGACTACGGCCTCGCCCGCCTCGCCGGCCCCGCCATCTCCCCCAGCTGGTTCCACGGGTACCGCGCCCCTGAAGTGATAGACATCCGAATCGTGTCCCAGGAGGCCGACGTGTACAGCTTCGGCGTGCTGATATTGGAGCTCGTCACGGGGAAGGCCCCCTCGACGTCGCTGCTGGCCGAGGAGGGGTTGGACCTCCCGAGGTGGGTCAGCGGGGCCGTCGAGCAGGATTCGGCAGCCGAGGTTTTCGACGCCGAGCTGCTGAGGTACCAGAATGTGGAGGAGGACATGATACGGATGTTGCAGATTGGGATCGACTGCACCGAACAGAGTCCTGATCAGAGGCCCTCCATGGCCGAGGTGACCAAAAGAATGGAGAGCCTGTCTCAGTTTCGCTCGCTTCAAGAACAACACTAG